Proteins from one Zavarzinia compransoris genomic window:
- a CDS encoding dipeptide ABC transporter ATP-binding protein yields the protein MTAIPLLDVKDLTVEFSTRRGIVQAVKEVSLSVPKGEIVGVVGESGSGKSVTSYAVMRILDRVGRVARGSILYTSLDLLAASESEMRDLRGREISMIFQNPRLALNPIRKVGRQLEDVLLQHAQAQPDNVRQKAIDLLAQVRIARPEERYHAYPFELSGGMCQRVVIALALACQPQLLIADEPTTGLDVTTQKAVMDLVVDLVRARGMSAILITHDLGLAAAYCDKVVVMEKGRVVETAAAATIFRAPEAAYTRKLMRATPRPGITLHDLLPEDAAPAPVPPKAPDTALAPLLAVENLVKEYPRQAPPRKFFGKQAEPPPPFRAVDGISFTVGRGESVGLVGESGCGKSTTSTIVMRLIDPSGGRIMFDGQEISTIPARRFAASPLRKRIQMVFQDPTESLNPRYTVARAIADPLLRMGGYRAGARLNERVAELATMVGLPLDLIDRFPHQLSGGQKARVGIARAIALNPELVILDEPTAALDVSVQAVVLNLLQHLKETLGMSYLFVSHDLHVVRLLCDRVIVMRQGRIVEEGTAEQVLEAPQADYTRELIAAIPHPPV from the coding sequence ATGACCGCCATCCCCCTTCTGGATGTCAAGGATCTGACCGTCGAATTCTCCACCCGCCGGGGCATCGTGCAGGCAGTCAAGGAAGTCAGCCTTTCCGTGCCCAAGGGCGAGATCGTCGGCGTCGTCGGCGAGAGCGGCTCGGGCAAGTCGGTGACGTCTTACGCCGTCATGCGCATCCTCGACCGGGTGGGCAGGGTCGCCCGGGGATCCATCCTCTATACCAGCCTCGACCTTCTGGCCGCCTCCGAGTCCGAGATGCGGGACCTGCGCGGGCGGGAGATCTCGATGATCTTCCAGAACCCGCGCCTGGCGCTGAACCCGATCCGCAAGGTCGGCCGCCAGCTCGAGGATGTCCTGCTCCAGCACGCCCAGGCCCAGCCCGACAATGTGAGGCAGAAGGCGATCGACCTCCTGGCCCAGGTCCGCATCGCCCGGCCGGAGGAGCGCTATCACGCCTATCCCTTCGAGCTGTCCGGCGGCATGTGCCAGCGCGTGGTGATCGCGCTGGCCCTCGCCTGCCAGCCACAACTGCTGATCGCGGACGAGCCGACCACCGGCCTCGACGTGACGACGCAGAAGGCGGTGATGGATCTCGTCGTCGATCTCGTCCGGGCGCGGGGCATGTCGGCGATCCTGATCACCCATGATCTCGGCCTTGCCGCCGCCTATTGCGACAAGGTGGTGGTGATGGAAAAGGGTAGGGTGGTCGAAACCGCCGCCGCCGCCACCATCTTCAGGGCGCCGGAAGCGGCCTATACCCGGAAGCTGATGCGGGCGACGCCGCGCCCCGGCATCACCCTGCACGACCTGCTGCCCGAGGATGCGGCCCCCGCGCCCGTGCCGCCGAAGGCGCCGGACACGGCCCTCGCCCCCCTGCTGGCGGTCGAGAACCTGGTGAAGGAATATCCGCGCCAGGCGCCGCCCCGCAAATTCTTCGGCAAGCAGGCGGAGCCGCCGCCGCCGTTCCGCGCGGTCGACGGGATTTCCTTCACCGTCGGGCGGGGGGAAAGCGTCGGCCTGGTCGGCGAATCCGGCTGCGGCAAGTCGACGACCTCGACCATCGTCATGCGCCTGATCGATCCGAGCGGCGGCCGCATCATGTTCGACGGGCAGGAGATCAGCACGATCCCGGCCCGGCGCTTCGCCGCCTCGCCCTTGCGGAAACGCATCCAGATGGTGTTCCAGGACCCGACCGAAAGCCTGAACCCGCGCTATACGGTGGCCCGGGCCATCGCCGATCCGCTGCTGCGCATGGGCGGCTATCGCGCCGGCGCCCGCCTGAACGAGCGGGTGGCGGAGCTCGCCACCATGGTCGGCCTGCCGCTGGACCTGATCGACCGGTTCCCGCACCAATTGTCCGGCGGGCAGAAGGCGCGGGTGGGGATTGCCCGGGCGATCGCCCTCAATCCCGAACTCGTCATCCTCGACGAGCCGACGGCGGCGCTCGACGTCTCGGTGCAGGCGGTGGTGCTCAATCTCCTTCAGCACCTGAAGGAGACGCTCGGCATGTCCTATCTCTTCGTCAGCCACGACCTGCATGTCGTGCGCCTGCTGTGCGACCGGGTGATCGTCATGCGCCAGGGCCGCATCGTCGAGGAAGGGACGGCGGAACAGGTCCTCGAAGCGCCGCAGGCCGATTATACCCGGGAATTGATCGCCGCCATTCCTCACCCGCCGGTGTGA
- a CDS encoding ABC transporter permease, whose amino-acid sequence MTVSETKAPPSSGLAATLRHARHVIGKNPVTGLSFALFGLFVLAALIGPWIVPYDPLESDTAAALQPPSGAHWFGTDQLGRDIFSRVVAATRLDMAIAILSVALVFVVGGLAGVAAGFFGGWTDRIVGRLADTIMAFPLFVLAMGIVAALGNTVTNIVIATAIVNFPLYARIARAEANIRREAGFVQAARLTGNSEFRTLLTQIVPNILPIMMVQMSLTMGYAILNAAGLSFIGLGVRPPTPEWGIMVAEGAAFIVSGEWWIALFPGLALMLAVFCFNLMGDGLRDIIDPQRRT is encoded by the coding sequence GTGACCGTATCCGAGACCAAGGCGCCCCCGTCCTCGGGCCTTGCCGCCACCCTTCGCCATGCCCGCCATGTGATCGGCAAGAACCCGGTCACCGGCCTCTCCTTCGCGCTGTTCGGGCTGTTCGTGCTCGCCGCGCTGATCGGGCCCTGGATCGTGCCCTACGATCCCCTGGAATCCGATACGGCGGCGGCCCTGCAGCCGCCCTCCGGCGCCCATTGGTTCGGCACCGACCAATTGGGCCGCGACATCTTCAGCCGCGTGGTGGCGGCGACCCGCCTCGATATGGCGATCGCCATCCTCTCGGTCGCGCTGGTCTTCGTCGTCGGCGGGCTGGCCGGGGTGGCGGCGGGCTTCTTCGGCGGCTGGACCGACCGCATCGTCGGCCGGCTTGCCGATACGATCATGGCCTTTCCGCTCTTCGTCCTCGCCATGGGCATCGTCGCGGCGCTGGGCAATACGGTGACCAACATCGTCATCGCCACCGCGATCGTGAATTTCCCGCTCTATGCCCGGATCGCCCGGGCGGAGGCGAATATCCGCCGCGAGGCGGGCTTCGTGCAGGCGGCGCGCCTGACCGGCAATTCCGAGTTCCGCACCCTGCTGACCCAGATCGTGCCCAACATCCTGCCGATCATGATGGTGCAGATGTCGCTGACCATGGGCTACGCCATCCTGAACGCGGCCGGCCTCTCGTTCATCGGCCTCGGCGTCCGTCCGCCGACGCCGGAATGGGGAATCATGGTCGCCGAGGGCGCGGCCTTCATCGTCTCCGGCGAATGGTGGATCGCGCTGTTTCCCGGCCTCGCCCTGATGCTGGCCGTCTTCTGCTTCAACCTGATGGGCGATGGTCTCCGCGACATCATCGATCCCCAGCGCCGGACCTAA
- a CDS encoding ABC transporter permease has translation MLTSFLKRLATAIPSLIGVIIVTFLLTRVLPGDTAAYFAGPAASAEAIEEIRVKLGLDKSLPEQFVDYVGGLVSGDLGMSLTTGQPVVKDIVERLPASAELTLLGLFVAIAIAVPLGILAAVRQGSWVDHLCRIVATAGVSLPVFFTGLLLVYVFYYQLGWAPAPLGRLDVFAVAPDPITGFLLIDTLLVGDGETFLAALAQLAVPAATLGIFALAPITRITRASMLSVLSSEFVRTARASGLSPYKVVVAYAFRNAMLPVVTTLGMVFSFLLGANVLVEKVFAWPGIGSYAVEALIASDYAPVQGFVLAMAILYVLLNLLIDLLYGIIDPRVRIEG, from the coding sequence ATGCTGACCTCCTTCCTCAAGCGGCTGGCGACGGCGATCCCCAGCCTGATCGGCGTGATCATCGTCACCTTCCTGCTCACCCGCGTGCTGCCGGGCGATACCGCCGCCTATTTCGCCGGGCCCGCCGCCTCGGCCGAGGCGATCGAGGAAATCCGGGTCAAGCTCGGCCTGGACAAGAGCCTGCCGGAGCAATTCGTCGATTACGTCGGCGGGCTGGTCTCCGGCGATCTCGGCATGTCGCTCACCACCGGCCAGCCGGTGGTGAAGGATATTGTCGAACGCCTGCCGGCCTCGGCCGAACTGACCCTGCTCGGGCTTTTCGTCGCCATCGCCATCGCGGTGCCGCTGGGCATCCTGGCGGCGGTGCGCCAGGGCTCGTGGGTCGATCACCTGTGCCGCATCGTCGCCACCGCCGGCGTCTCGCTGCCGGTGTTCTTCACCGGGCTGCTGCTCGTATATGTCTTCTACTACCAGCTCGGCTGGGCGCCGGCGCCGCTCGGCCGGCTCGACGTCTTCGCCGTGGCGCCCGATCCGATCACCGGCTTCCTGCTGATCGACACGCTGCTGGTCGGCGACGGCGAGACTTTCCTCGCCGCCCTGGCGCAACTGGCGGTGCCGGCGGCGACGCTGGGGATTTTCGCCCTGGCCCCGATCACCCGCATCACCCGCGCCTCCATGCTCTCCGTCCTGTCGTCGGAATTCGTGCGCACGGCCCGGGCGAGCGGGCTGTCGCCCTATAAGGTCGTCGTCGCCTATGCCTTCCGGAATGCCATGCTGCCGGTGGTCACCACCCTCGGCATGGTGTTTTCCTTCCTGCTCGGCGCCAATGTCCTGGTCGAGAAAGTCTTCGCCTGGCCGGGCATCGGCTCCTATGCGGTCGAGGCGCTGATCGCCTCGGATTACGCGCCGGTGCAGGGCTTCGTGCTCGCCATGGCCATTCTCTATGTCCTTCTCAACCTGCTGATCGACCTCCTCTACGGGATCATCGACCCCCGCGTGAGGATCGAAGGATGA
- a CDS encoding ABC transporter substrate-binding protein — MNRRDFLKTASTAAVVAGTGVAAPAILSPARADARKETLLVVSESGPNNLDIQGVGTNVPGYEVSWNCYDRLIGHEMKEGPGVVPYYDRDKFKPELAEDMTVGDMSATFKLRKDAVFQDGTPVTAADVKWSLDRAVSVGGFPTFQMKAGSLEKPEQFVAVDDHTFRVDFLRKDRLTVPDLAVIVPGILNSQLVKKNATEADPWGLEYTKQNTAGSGAFKVIKWTAGTEVVLERNENWKGGPLPALRRVIWRMVPSAGNRRALLERGDADLSYDLPSKDFAEMKSAGKLKLVSTPYSNGIQYIGMNVNKPPFDNPKVRQAIAYAIPYQKIIDAVMFGLAKPMFGAPADAATEVAWPQPHKFNTDMAKAKALLAEAGYENGFETTISFDLGFAGVNEPLCILLQESLAQLGIKATINKIPGANWRTELNKKEMPLYTNVFSGWLDYPEYFFFWCYHGQNSVFNTMGYKSAAMDALIDGARNAAATGDAATYETDVKGFVDLAFTDVPRIPLYQPYVNVAMQPNIGGYQYWFHRRLDYRALTKA, encoded by the coding sequence ATGAACCGCCGCGACTTCCTGAAGACTGCGTCAACCGCCGCCGTGGTGGCCGGCACCGGGGTGGCCGCCCCGGCGATCCTGTCGCCCGCCCGCGCCGACGCCCGGAAGGAAACCCTGCTCGTCGTCTCGGAAAGCGGCCCGAACAATCTCGACATCCAGGGTGTCGGCACCAATGTGCCCGGCTACGAGGTCAGCTGGAATTGCTACGACCGCCTGATCGGCCACGAGATGAAGGAGGGCCCGGGCGTCGTTCCCTATTACGACCGCGACAAGTTCAAGCCCGAGCTGGCCGAGGACATGACGGTCGGCGACATGTCGGCGACCTTCAAGCTGCGCAAGGATGCGGTGTTCCAGGACGGCACGCCGGTCACGGCCGCGGATGTGAAATGGTCGCTGGACCGGGCGGTCAGCGTCGGCGGCTTCCCGACCTTCCAGATGAAGGCGGGCTCGCTCGAAAAGCCGGAACAGTTCGTCGCCGTCGACGACCATACCTTCCGGGTCGATTTCCTGCGCAAGGACCGGCTGACCGTGCCCGATCTCGCGGTCATCGTGCCGGGCATCCTGAATTCCCAACTGGTGAAGAAGAACGCGACAGAGGCCGACCCCTGGGGCCTCGAGTACACCAAGCAGAACACGGCGGGCAGCGGCGCCTTCAAGGTGATCAAATGGACCGCGGGGACCGAGGTCGTGCTGGAGCGCAACGAGAACTGGAAGGGCGGGCCGCTGCCGGCGCTGCGCCGGGTGATCTGGCGCATGGTGCCCTCCGCCGGCAACCGCCGCGCGCTGCTCGAGCGGGGCGATGCCGACCTGTCCTACGACCTGCCGTCCAAGGATTTCGCCGAGATGAAGTCGGCCGGCAAGCTGAAGCTGGTCTCCACGCCCTATAGCAACGGCATCCAGTATATCGGCATGAATGTGAACAAGCCGCCCTTCGACAACCCGAAGGTCCGCCAGGCGATCGCCTATGCCATTCCCTACCAGAAGATCATCGACGCGGTGATGTTCGGCCTGGCCAAGCCCATGTTCGGGGCGCCGGCGGATGCCGCGACCGAGGTCGCCTGGCCGCAACCCCACAAGTTCAACACCGACATGGCCAAGGCCAAGGCGCTGCTGGCCGAGGCCGGTTACGAGAACGGCTTCGAGACCACGATTTCCTTCGACCTCGGCTTTGCCGGCGTGAACGAGCCCCTGTGCATCCTGTTGCAGGAAAGCCTGGCCCAGCTGGGCATCAAGGCGACGATCAACAAGATCCCGGGTGCCAACTGGCGCACCGAGCTGAACAAGAAGGAAATGCCGCTCTATACCAACGTCTTCTCGGGCTGGCTGGACTACCCGGAATATTTCTTCTTCTGGTGCTACCACGGGCAGAATTCCGTCTTCAACACCATGGGTTACAAGTCGGCGGCGATGGATGCCCTGATCGACGGCGCCCGCAACGCCGCCGCCACCGGCGATGCCGCGACCTACGAGACGGACGTGAAGGGTTTCGTCGACCTCGCCTTCACCGACGTGCCGCGCATTCCGCTCTACCAGCCCTATGTCAACGTCGCGATGCAGCCGAATATCGGCGGGTACCAGTACTGGTTCCACCGCCGCCTCGACTATCGCGCCCTGACCAAGGCGTAA
- a CDS encoding ImuA family protein, translating into MSPAPPFHAPGGATPSCPRDALRRQIARIERAAPGGAPPPVFAPFGIAALDDALGGGLVAGALHEFAGPAGAGLGLRLAGERGALVWAGPAEVFRDQGLPYGPGLAGLGLDSRRLLLVATRNATDALWAAEEALRCPSVAAVVAELPGDGPVADLTATRRLSLAAREGGGLGLLVRHRAFAGTSAAATRWTVAPVPGPLDGWGGLGAAAFDLDLTRNRRGPVGRWSLAWRRDERCFTLAAPSLDLAAVPAHRPHPPRPGAVLPLRRAG; encoded by the coding sequence ATGAGCCCCGCCCCACCCTTTCACGCGCCCGGCGGCGCAACGCCTTCCTGTCCGCGGGACGCCCTGCGCCGGCAGATCGCCCGGATCGAGCGGGCCGCCCCCGGCGGGGCGCCGCCGCCCGTCTTCGCGCCCTTCGGCATCGCCGCGCTGGACGATGCCCTGGGCGGCGGTCTGGTCGCCGGGGCGCTGCATGAATTCGCCGGGCCGGCCGGGGCCGGGCTCGGCCTTCGCCTGGCGGGGGAACGGGGTGCCTTGGTCTGGGCCGGCCCGGCCGAGGTTTTCCGCGACCAGGGCCTGCCCTATGGCCCCGGCCTTGCCGGCCTCGGCCTCGACAGCCGTCGCCTGCTGCTGGTCGCGACCCGCAATGCGACCGATGCCCTGTGGGCGGCGGAGGAAGCCTTGCGCTGCCCGAGCGTCGCCGCCGTGGTGGCGGAACTGCCGGGCGATGGCCCGGTGGCCGACCTGACCGCCACCCGCCGCCTGTCGCTCGCCGCGCGGGAGGGGGGCGGCCTCGGCCTTCTCGTCCGCCACCGCGCCTTCGCCGGTACCTCCGCCGCCGCGACCCGCTGGACCGTGGCGCCCGTGCCGGGGCCGCTGGACGGCTGGGGCGGCCTCGGGGCGGCGGCCTTCGATCTCGACCTTACCCGCAACCGCCGCGGCCCCGTCGGCCGCTGGTCCCTGGCTTGGAGGCGTGATGAGCGGTGTTTCACCCTCGCGGCGCCATCTCTCGATCTGGCTGCCGTTCCTGCCCACCGACCGCATCCGCCGCGACCGGGGGCTGTCCTCCCGCTTCGCCGCGCCGGGTGA
- a CDS encoding Y-family DNA polymerase: MSGVSPSRRHLSIWLPFLPTDRIRRDRGLSSRFAAPGDGPALVTVGKRGSALRLSAADAAARALGLAPGLALADAQAMYPALDIVPEDAAADRTLLEWLAEGMEAWTPLVALDPPDGLLLDITGCAHLFDGEVAMAAAIRRQLNARGIHARIAVAGTVGCASALARHGAEVAAARGRERALLAPLPLAALRLDDNRIRGLEEAGLETVADLLSRPRAPLAARYGAVLLHRLDQALGLVDEPISPRRPVPEYLVERRLLEPIGLESHILAALAALGDLLGGQLETAGLGAARIEASLFRVDGKVERLTVGASRPLVRGDEMRRLFADRLAALKDGVEAGFGFELIRLAAVETARRPPRQPGFDGAAALDAEQAFAGLVDHLTARLGAAQVRRLAPRDSHVPERAMALAGAGDRPPPAPAPAQDSQIPARPFRLFERPEAIEALAEVPDGPPRRFRWRSAWHQVARAEGPERIATEWWQAADDGLPTRDYFRIETEAGLRLWLFRAGLYGRETDRPSWHLHGVFL, translated from the coding sequence ATGAGCGGTGTTTCACCCTCGCGGCGCCATCTCTCGATCTGGCTGCCGTTCCTGCCCACCGACCGCATCCGCCGCGACCGGGGGCTGTCCTCCCGCTTCGCCGCGCCGGGTGACGGCCCGGCGCTGGTCACCGTCGGCAAGCGCGGCAGCGCGCTGCGGCTGAGCGCCGCCGATGCCGCCGCCCGCGCCCTCGGCCTGGCGCCAGGGCTGGCGCTGGCCGATGCCCAGGCCATGTATCCCGCCCTCGACATCGTGCCCGAGGATGCGGCGGCCGATCGCACCCTGCTGGAATGGCTGGCCGAGGGCATGGAAGCCTGGACGCCCCTCGTCGCCCTGGATCCCCCGGACGGCCTGCTGCTGGACATCACCGGCTGCGCCCATCTCTTCGACGGCGAGGTGGCGATGGCCGCCGCCATCCGCCGGCAGTTGAACGCGCGCGGCATCCATGCCCGCATCGCCGTGGCGGGCACGGTCGGCTGCGCCTCGGCGCTGGCCCGCCACGGGGCCGAGGTGGCGGCGGCCCGGGGGCGGGAACGCGCCCTGCTCGCCCCCCTGCCCCTGGCCGCCCTCCGCCTCGACGACAACCGTATCCGGGGCCTGGAGGAAGCCGGGCTCGAAACCGTGGCCGACCTGCTGTCGCGCCCGCGAGCGCCGCTGGCCGCCCGCTACGGCGCTGTCCTGCTGCATCGCCTGGACCAAGCCCTCGGCCTTGTCGACGAGCCGATCTCGCCCCGCCGCCCGGTGCCCGAATATCTGGTCGAACGCCGGCTGCTGGAGCCGATCGGCCTGGAAAGCCATATCCTCGCCGCGCTTGCGGCCCTGGGCGATCTTCTCGGCGGGCAGTTGGAGACGGCGGGCCTCGGCGCCGCCCGGATCGAGGCCAGCCTGTTCCGGGTCGACGGCAAGGTGGAGCGGCTGACGGTCGGGGCCAGCCGGCCGCTGGTGCGGGGGGACGAGATGCGCCGCCTGTTCGCCGACCGGCTGGCCGCCCTGAAGGATGGCGTCGAAGCCGGTTTCGGCTTCGAACTGATCCGCCTTGCCGCCGTCGAGACCGCCCGCCGCCCGCCCCGCCAGCCGGGCTTCGACGGCGCCGCCGCCCTCGACGCGGAACAGGCCTTCGCCGGCCTCGTCGATCACCTGACGGCCCGGCTCGGCGCCGCGCAGGTGCGCCGCCTCGCCCCCCGGGACAGCCATGTGCCGGAACGGGCCATGGCCCTGGCCGGGGCGGGCGACCGGCCGCCGCCCGCGCCGGCCCCGGCGCAGGACAGCCAAATCCCCGCCCGTCCCTTCCGCCTCTTCGAGCGGCCGGAGGCGATCGAAGCCCTGGCCGAGGTACCCGACGGCCCGCCCCGGCGCTTTCGCTGGCGCAGCGCCTGGCACCAGGTCGCCCGCGCCGAAGGGCCGGAGCGGATCGCCACCGAATGGTGGCAGGCGGCGGACGACGGCCTGCCCACCCGCGACTATTTCCGCATCGAGACCGAGGCCGGCCTGCGGCTCTGGCTGTTCCGCGCCGGGCTTTACGGCCGCGAGACCGACCGCCCGTCCTGGCACCTGCACGGGGTCTTCCTGTGA
- a CDS encoding error-prone DNA polymerase — MSAAYAELAVATGYSFLRGASHADELVLTAKALGLAGIGVADRNSVAGVVRAHVAARDQGFRLIVGARLVFRDGTPDILAYPRDRAAWARLTRLLAQGKLRAPKGECHLDLADLDRWQEGLNLILCPPALPDEGVTAAVLRRFRGRIRLGAAMLYQGDDHRRLARLRALAQAARVPLLATNDVLYHSPARRPLADVMTCIREHVTLEAAGLRLAANAERHLKPPAEMARLFAQAPEAVAETLAFLDDCRFSLDQLSYDYPDEIVAGYSDPQSALAALAERGIAWRYPGGMPDRTRRTLDKELALIGRLSYAPYFLTVHDIVRFARGQGILCQGRGSAANSLVCYLLGITEVNPEEVDLLFERFVSAERQEPPDIDVDFEHERREEVIQYIYRRYGRDRAALAATVISYRGRSAMREVGKVFGLSGDIAGRLSGMLWGWSRKGIADDEARRAGLDPGDRRLGLALDLARELTGFPRHLSQHVGGFVITRGRLDELVPIENAAMADRFVVEWDKDDLDALRILKIDVLALGMLTCIRKALGLMRDRYGLSGHMGDIPRNEAAVYDMLCTADSVGLFQVESRAQMTMLPRLKPRNYYDLVIEVAIVRPGPIQGNMVHPYLKRRNGEEVVEYPGPKDGDPRELERVLKKTCGVPLFQEQAMQIAMVAAEFSGDEADRLRRAMATFRRTGTIHLYQDRFVGRMIERGYPEDFAKGCFEQIKGFGDYGFPESHAASFALLVYVSAWIKCRYPDVFAAAILNSQPMGFYAPAQLVRDAAEHGVEIRPVDINASVWDNGLEPGGQGRLHPRFAAMAGAIRASHALRLGFRQIDGFKEEDARRIEAGRGAGFDSIRDLWLRTGLPVAALERLALADGFRSLGLDRRDALWAVKGLRRAGDKDDLPLFRTAADPGTVEPDAALTPLTPGQQVIEDYHRLHLSLKGHPVGFLRDRLRAAGAVRNIDLASLKSGRRLTVSGLVLVRQRPGTASGVIFMTLEDETGIANIVVWPKIYEQFRPIVLGARLVTVTGRLQAAENVIHVIAATIDDRTPWLAEIARGDRRSPATALPKGRNFH, encoded by the coding sequence GTGAGCGCCGCCTATGCCGAGCTTGCGGTCGCCACCGGTTACAGCTTCCTGCGCGGCGCCTCCCACGCCGACGAACTGGTGCTGACGGCGAAGGCCCTCGGCCTTGCCGGGATCGGCGTCGCCGACCGCAATTCGGTGGCGGGCGTGGTCCGGGCCCATGTCGCGGCCCGGGACCAGGGTTTCCGCCTGATCGTCGGCGCCCGCCTGGTCTTTCGCGACGGCACGCCCGATATCCTGGCCTATCCGCGCGACCGGGCGGCCTGGGCCCGCCTCACCCGCCTGCTCGCCCAGGGCAAGTTGCGGGCACCCAAGGGTGAGTGCCATCTCGACCTCGCCGATCTCGACCGCTGGCAGGAGGGGCTGAACCTGATCCTGTGCCCGCCCGCCCTGCCGGACGAGGGGGTGACCGCCGCCGTGCTGCGCCGCTTCCGGGGCCGGATCCGGCTCGGCGCCGCCATGCTCTACCAGGGTGACGACCACCGCCGCCTCGCCCGGCTGCGGGCCCTGGCACAGGCCGCCCGGGTGCCCCTGCTGGCGACGAACGACGTCCTCTATCACAGTCCGGCGCGCCGCCCCCTGGCCGATGTCATGACCTGCATCCGCGAGCATGTCACCCTCGAGGCGGCGGGCCTTCGCCTGGCCGCCAATGCCGAACGCCACCTGAAGCCGCCGGCCGAAATGGCCCGCCTGTTCGCCCAGGCGCCGGAAGCGGTGGCGGAAACCCTGGCCTTTCTCGACGACTGCCGCTTCTCGCTCGACCAATTGTCCTACGATTATCCCGACGAGATCGTCGCCGGTTACAGCGATCCCCAGTCCGCCCTGGCGGCCCTGGCGGAACGGGGCATCGCCTGGCGTTACCCCGGCGGCATGCCGGACAGGACCCGCCGCACCCTGGACAAGGAACTGGCCCTGATCGGCCGCCTGTCCTATGCGCCCTATTTCCTCACCGTCCACGACATCGTCCGCTTTGCGCGGGGGCAAGGCATCCTGTGCCAGGGTCGGGGCTCGGCGGCCAATTCCCTCGTCTGCTATCTTCTCGGTATCACCGAGGTCAACCCGGAGGAAGTGGACCTCCTGTTCGAGCGTTTCGTCAGTGCCGAGCGGCAGGAACCGCCCGATATCGACGTCGATTTCGAGCACGAGCGCCGGGAAGAAGTGATCCAATATATCTACAGGCGTTACGGCCGCGACCGCGCCGCCCTTGCCGCCACCGTGATCTCCTATCGCGGGCGCAGCGCGATGCGCGAGGTCGGCAAGGTCTTCGGCCTTTCCGGCGATATTGCCGGGCGGCTGTCCGGCATGCTGTGGGGCTGGAGCCGGAAGGGCATCGCCGACGACGAGGCCAGGCGCGCCGGCCTCGACCCCGGGGACCGGCGGCTCGGCCTCGCCCTCGATCTGGCGCGCGAACTGACCGGCTTTCCGCGCCATCTGTCGCAGCATGTGGGCGGCTTCGTCATCACCCGGGGCCGGCTCGACGAACTGGTGCCGATCGAGAATGCGGCGATGGCGGACCGTTTCGTCGTCGAATGGGACAAGGACGATCTCGATGCCCTGCGCATCCTGAAGATCGACGTGCTGGCGCTCGGCATGCTCACCTGCATCCGCAAGGCGCTGGGCCTGATGCGCGACCGTTACGGCCTGTCCGGGCACATGGGGGATATTCCCCGGAACGAGGCCGCGGTCTACGACATGCTGTGCACGGCGGATTCCGTCGGCCTCTTCCAGGTCGAAAGCCGGGCGCAGATGACCATGCTGCCGCGCCTGAAGCCGCGCAATTACTACGACCTCGTGATCGAGGTGGCGATCGTCCGCCCCGGCCCGATCCAGGGCAACATGGTGCATCCCTACCTGAAGCGCCGGAACGGGGAGGAGGTCGTCGAATACCCGGGCCCGAAGGACGGCGACCCCCGCGAATTGGAGCGGGTCCTGAAGAAGACCTGCGGCGTGCCCCTGTTCCAGGAACAGGCGATGCAGATCGCCATGGTCGCCGCCGAATTCAGCGGCGACGAGGCCGACCGGCTGCGCCGGGCCATGGCGACCTTCCGCCGGACCGGCACCATCCACCTCTACCAGGACCGTTTCGTCGGCCGCATGATCGAGCGCGGCTATCCCGAGGATTTCGCCAAGGGCTGCTTCGAGCAGATCAAGGGCTTCGGCGACTACGGCTTTCCGGAAAGCCATGCCGCCAGCTTCGCCCTGCTGGTCTATGTCTCGGCCTGGATCAAGTGCCGGTACCCGGATGTCTTTGCCGCCGCCATCCTGAACAGCCAGCCCATGGGGTTCTACGCCCCCGCCCAACTGGTGCGCGATGCCGCCGAACACGGGGTCGAGATCCGCCCCGTCGACATCAATGCCTCGGTCTGGGACAACGGGCTGGAGCCCGGCGGCCAAGGCCGCCTGCATCCCCGCTTCGCGGCCATGGCCGGGGCGATCCGGGCAAGCCATGCGCTTCGCCTCGGCTTTCGCCAGATCGACGGCTTCAAGGAAGAAGACGCCCGCCGGATCGAGGCCGGGCGCGGCGCCGGCTTCGATTCCATCCGCGACCTCTGGCTACGCACCGGCCTGCCGGTCGCGGCGCTGGAGCGGCTGGCCCTGGCCGATGGCTTCCGCTCGCTCGGCCTCGACCGGCGCGACGCGCTCTGGGCGGTGAAGGGCCTGCGCCGGGCGGGCGACAAGGACGACCTGCCGCTGTTCCGCACCGCGGCCGACCCCGGCACGGTGGAACCCGACGCGGCCCTGACCCCGCTTACCCCGGGCCAGCAGGTGATCGAGGACTACCACCGTCTGCATCTGTCGCTGAAGGGGCACCCGGTCGGCTTCCTGCGCGACCGCCTGCGTGCCGCCGGCGCCGTCCGCAACATCGATCTCGCAAGCCTGAAATCCGGCCGCCGCCTCACCGTCTCGGGCCTCGTCCTCGTCCGCCAGCGCCCGGGCACCGCCAGCGGCGTCATCTTCATGACCCTGGAAGACGAGACCGGCATCGCCAATATCGTGGTCTGGCCGAAGATCTACGAACAATTCCGCCCCATCGTGCTGGGGGCGCGCCTCGTCACCGTCACCGGCCGCCTGCAAGCCGCGGAAAACGTCATCCACGTCATCGCCGCCACGATCGACGACCGCACCCCCTGGCTCGCCGAAATCGCCAGGGGCGACCGCCGCAGCCCCGCCACCGCCCTGCCCAAGGGCCGGAATTTTCATTGA